The following are encoded in a window of Salinibacter ruber DSM 13855 genomic DNA:
- a CDS encoding helix-turn-helix transcriptional regulator, whose product MSRSFRPTPYGEASESLVNYRLGVGGDDARLSFYAVEESARGVSLRAPHLTYYGLVDGTARVDVEGEEGLAVEAGESLVVPPLQTITVDFPAAHEDPARYVVLRIDRSQVRSILDRVASDVPSGPAVQDGGRDDPAYFHVPENEGIARVLNMVAYLFREDPPNRDRLIDLNAMELLIQMLQTASRPLLVGELPRNTSAGGLAAAVQYIQDNLDRHISIDELVEEACMSKSSFYRHFSDEFEMSPLEYITRERVVRARELLADSDNTVTNVSHALGFSSTSHFIDMFKEHEGVTPKQYQMDLLD is encoded by the coding sequence ATGTCCCGATCCTTTCGGCCAACCCCGTACGGAGAGGCGTCCGAATCCCTCGTCAACTACCGACTGGGCGTAGGCGGAGACGACGCACGGCTTTCCTTCTATGCCGTCGAGGAGTCGGCCCGCGGCGTGTCCCTCCGGGCCCCGCACCTGACGTACTACGGGCTGGTCGACGGCACGGCACGGGTCGACGTGGAAGGCGAAGAAGGGCTTGCCGTCGAGGCGGGCGAGTCGCTGGTCGTGCCCCCGCTGCAGACGATCACGGTCGACTTCCCTGCGGCGCACGAGGACCCGGCCCGGTACGTGGTGCTGCGGATCGACCGGTCGCAGGTTCGCTCCATTCTCGATCGTGTCGCGAGCGACGTGCCGTCGGGCCCCGCGGTACAGGACGGGGGGAGGGACGACCCCGCCTACTTTCACGTGCCGGAAAATGAAGGGATCGCCCGCGTGCTGAACATGGTCGCGTACCTGTTTCGGGAGGACCCCCCGAACCGCGACCGCCTGATCGACCTCAACGCGATGGAGCTGCTCATTCAGATGCTTCAGACCGCGTCGCGCCCCCTTCTCGTCGGGGAGCTCCCCCGGAACACCTCCGCCGGCGGATTGGCCGCGGCCGTGCAGTACATCCAGGACAACCTCGACCGTCACATTTCGATCGACGAACTGGTCGAGGAGGCCTGCATGAGCAAGTCCAGCTTCTACCGGCACTTCAGCGACGAATTCGAGATGTCCCCACTGGAGTACATCACGCGGGAGCGGGTCGTCCGGGCGCGGGAGCTGTTGGCGGATTCGGACAACACCGTCACCAACGTGAGCCACGCCCTGGGCTTCAGTAGCACCAGTCATTTCATCGATATGTTTAAAGAGCATGAGGGCGTGACGCCCAAGCAGTATCAGATGGACCTCCTGGACTAG
- a CDS encoding NAD(P)H-dependent glycerol-3-phosphate dehydrogenase: MSSITLFGAGSWGTAMSVHLASAGRDVVLWARRPEVADEIRRTSHNPTYLPELLIPSSVYITTDLEKAAEASDLWGMAVPSQQLRGRAEHLRPHAHSGVRLVALSKGIENETLLTMSQVLDDVFESVPSDQIGALYGPSHAEEVAEGRPTAVVAAAPDEGEARHIQKVFMTERLRVYMNTDVLGVEIGGSAKNVLAIAAGIADGVSYGDNAKAALVTRGLAEIRRLGQALGADPQTFAGLAGIGDLVVTCMSPHSRNRYLGEQISTGKSLDEVLNDMAMVAEGVRTTRSVYNLAKHHGVEMPITEAVHAILFDDKSPRKMVKRLMTRSAKHENWLPTTLQQ, encoded by the coding sequence ATGTCCTCCATTACACTGTTCGGTGCCGGAAGCTGGGGCACAGCCATGTCCGTACATCTCGCGTCGGCGGGGCGGGACGTTGTGCTGTGGGCACGCCGTCCGGAGGTGGCCGACGAAATTCGTCGCACCTCCCACAACCCCACGTACCTACCGGAGCTGCTCATCCCGTCTTCCGTGTACATCACGACGGACTTGGAGAAGGCCGCGGAGGCGTCCGACCTGTGGGGCATGGCCGTGCCGTCCCAGCAGCTTCGGGGGCGGGCCGAGCACCTCCGCCCGCACGCCCACTCGGGCGTCCGGCTCGTGGCCCTGTCGAAGGGCATCGAGAACGAGACATTGCTCACCATGTCGCAGGTCCTCGACGATGTTTTCGAGTCGGTGCCGTCGGACCAGATCGGGGCGCTGTACGGCCCGAGCCACGCCGAGGAGGTCGCCGAGGGGCGCCCCACGGCCGTCGTGGCGGCGGCCCCCGATGAGGGGGAGGCCCGGCACATCCAGAAGGTGTTCATGACCGAGCGCCTGCGCGTCTACATGAACACAGACGTGCTCGGGGTCGAAATCGGGGGCTCTGCCAAAAACGTCCTCGCCATCGCGGCGGGGATTGCCGACGGGGTGAGCTACGGGGACAACGCCAAGGCCGCCCTCGTCACGCGCGGCCTGGCCGAGATCCGACGCCTGGGACAGGCCCTCGGGGCCGACCCGCAAACCTTTGCGGGCCTGGCGGGCATTGGCGACCTCGTGGTGACCTGCATGAGTCCGCACAGCCGCAACCGGTACCTGGGGGAGCAGATCAGTACGGGCAAGAGCCTCGACGAAGTCCTCAATGACATGGCGATGGTTGCGGAGGGGGTGCGCACGACCCGCTCCGTCTACAACCTGGCGAAGCACCACGGGGTGGAGATGCCCATCACGGAGGCCGTTCACGCCATTCTCTTCGACGACAAGAGCCCCCGGAAGATGGTCAAGCGCCTCATGACCCGTTCGGCCAAGCACGAGAACTGGCTTCCGACCACCCTGCAGCAGTAG